TTACAAATTGATTTGCAGTTGGATTATAATAAGCATTTACAGTTAATGGTGACATTTGCCATTTTAAATCATTAACAGGATACTCAATTTCATTCAGCATTTTCTTAAAATCGTTTTCAGCAATTGACCTTTTATTTTTAATAAAAGTATCTTCATTTAAAACGGTTTCATCTTTTAAGTCCCAATCATCAATATGCTCAGGTTTAACTAGTTGAAATCTAATTTTTTGTATTTTTAATTCAGCTTTATGTTTTGCTTCTTGAGATAACCATGTATTTTTTTGAATATTATTTAAAGTTGTTTTTTGAACTTGATTTACAATGTTTTTTACACGCTGTGATGGAAAAGTATTATAATAAGCATTTACCACTTCTATATCAAGATTTCTTTCTAAAACATTTACAGTTTCTTGTGTACATTGCATATCCAAAGGTTCTTCTGCTTTCGAAAGACCATTATATTTACTCTTAAAGTTTTTAAATTCTGAATAAAAATCTGGATATGAATATTTAATATCACCTTTAGAAAAACGATTCCATAAAGCTAAAGCTTGTAGTTCTGAAAGAGATGCATTTTGTAATTTTGTATTCATTTTACTAAAAGCATCTTTTGTAATTACATTGATATTAACGTCATTAGGAATTCTATCAAGCATAGTTTTAAAATTTAATTGTGGATATATAAATAACAAATATTTTCTTTGAATTGAATTATCTTTGGTACTTAATTCTCTCATTTCTGCTTTTGATGGATAAACACTTGCAATATCTTTTTCAAACTGAACTATAAAATTTGATTTACTATCTGAATCATTCATATTAATCATATCAAAAAAGTTTTTAATTAATTTATTATAATCACTTAGCATTTGTTGATTATTATAATAATCTTTAACTTTTAGAGGTAGTGAATAAGAGAATTGAATATCTTTAATTTTTGGATTATGAATATTTTCATCTTCATCTATACTTATTAAGTTTGGATTTCCAGATAAGGATTCAAGTGCAAATTTTTCTAATAACTTTTCTCTATTTAAATTCATTATTTCATTTTTATAATTATTTATTAAACTAAACTCTTCATTTTTTCTTGAATTTTCATTAGAGCATGATAAATAGAAATTTTTTATCATTTTATTTCTTGAATTTAAATTTGGTTTATTCAATATATAATTAATATATTTCAATCTTAATTTTTTAATTCTTTCGGCTGAATCATTAAAACTGAAAACATATCTACTTTTACTTTCTGGTAATTTAAATTTTTCAATTTCTTTTGAACATGTGTAGTTAAAAAAATTATGGCATGGTGAAATTGAATTATTTAATTGAAAATCCCTTTTTTCAGGCACAACAAAATTAGCGTCTGGTATCGTTGGATAATCATCAGCAAATGCAGAAAAAGCAGATAATAAAGAACTAAAAAACGCTGTAATGCATATTTTTTTTAAATTATATGACATAATATTTCCTATTAATTAAAATTTTGATTCTGATCATTATTAAGAATAAAAATTTAAAAAGTCAATTTTTTTGATTAAATATTTATAATAGTTATTATCTCTATTTATTTAAATTTAAAATTTTTGGTAATCTTAAATCTGCTTTTTTGCAGAATGAAACCGCAATTAATATTTGCCATAATTTTAATCAGTAATTATTTCAACAAAGCTAATTTAAAATTAAACTTTTTTTTAATAATACATTGGAAATCTATCACTTAATTTTTTAATTTTTGGTTAGCAATATAAATTAAAAAGGTCTTAAATATTAATAGGAAAAAAATGATAACTTTTTTTAAATTATAAAATTATTAAAATATTTTTTTTATGACTTAATACATTATTTTTTCGTAAATTAGCATTAAATCAAATATGATATGCTTAAATTTATTATGTATAATATGATAATAATTTTTATAATAAAATAATTGACTTATTATAACAAACAATTTAAGGGTATTAAAATTTGGAATATTTAACAATTCCGATATTTTTAATGTTTTTTAGAAAGGCTGCAAAAATATGCTATCATTTTTTAAAAAAAAAATTCCAATATTTGAATTAATACAATCTTTTCTTTTTATTTATATCAGTAAAAATTCATTTTATTTATATAATAATAAAAATTAGTTTTTTTATTAGGAATATGAAATGATAATTGAAGCGTTAAAAGATAGCAAACCAACAGCTTTTGGATATTTATTACTTGGAGGTGCCTTTGGCATACTTTTTCAAAGTTTAAATGTACATTGGTTTTATGGTATTTTAATGAGCGCCATGGTTTATGCCGGGTTTTCTCAATTTATTGCTATACCTATTTTGGCAGCGCATGGTTCACTATTTAGCATTGCAATTGCAACTTTTTTAGTGAATTTAAGGCATATATTTTATGGTATTGCTTTTTTAGATAAATTTAAAGTTAATAAAATATTAAAAGGATATCTTATTTTTGGACTTACAGATGAATGCTTTTCTATTATAAGTTCAAAAAATAAAATAAATAATAGAAAATACGAAGCTACAATTGTTATTCTTTGCCATATTTACTGGATTATTGGTACATTTATTGGAATATTTCTTCATAAAGAAATATCAGGATTTGATATAAATTTTTTATTTTTTTCACTTGTTGCTCTGTTTGCAATACTAACAGTAGATTCATTTAAAGCTAATAAAGATATATATTCTCTTTCTACAGGAATTCTTACTTATATTTTCTTTAAATTTATTGGTGTTCAAGAAATATTATTTTTTAGTATGCTAACAAGTTTTTTTATAATCTATTTTTGGATATTTTTAAGCGACAATACCGAGGAAAAAGATGTCATTTGATAGGTATCAAACTTATATCCTTTCAGCAATTATTATTATGAGTTTAGTCACATATCTTACAAGAGTTGTTCCTTTTATTTTTTTCCAAAATATAAAGAATGAACTTATAAAAAAAACAGGCTCACATCTCCCAGTTTGTTTAATGGCTATTTTGACAATCCATTCAATTGACTCACTCAAAGAGTTTGATCCAAACTATCTCATTAATGGCTGGATAGCATGCGCTTCTTCTGTGCTTTTCTATTGCACGATAAGATCTGTTTTAGTTAGCATGATTCTTGGAACAACCGTTTATTATTTTGTGTTAAATTATTTATAAAAAAAGCAAGCTAGAAATAGCTTGCTTTCATTTTTTTAAAAAAGAAAAATATTACTTTTTCTTTTTAGCTAGAGTAGCTGCCGCTGCTTTTTTTGCTTTAGATGGAGAACGTGAGCCAGTTACTTGCTCTTTTAGTGACTTCGCTGCGCGGAATGCAATTTTTTTGGAAGCTGGGATTTTAATTTCTTCGCCTGTCTGTGGATTGCGACCCATGCGTGGAGCGCGCTCTTTAACTTGTAAAATTCCAATTTTATCGATGCGAAGTTTCTTGCCAGAAGCTACTTCACTTTCAACAGTATTTAGAAAATCGGCGATCACTTCTTTTGTTATTTTCTTAGGAAGTTGATCGAATTTAGCTGCAACATTCGCAATCATTTGACTAGTAGAAACTGTCTCTGGCTTAGCCATAGGGTACGCCTCCTTTATGAGAAAAAAGAACAAGAGCCAAATGCTTAGCCCATTTTAATCGCCAAAATTGGCGCTTGTTTTTTTTAAAATGGAAGTTCTGCATGCTCCTGTTACTTAAATATAAGGAAATCATTGTACAAGTCAATAGCCGACCTAAAAAATTGTAATAAAGCTAGCGTATAATCGGCATTACCTTATCTGAATTTGTTGATCTATTGATGAGGAATAGAATTTGTAGCATAACAGTTTGGAAAGTAGGGGAGCAGTGTTGCCTATTTTTTTATCAAAAAAAGGAGTACTTATGTCACTAATCGACGCTATTCGCGCTCGTCAAATTTTAGATTCTAGAGGAAATCCTACTGTTGAAGTTGAAGTTTTAACAACAGAAGGCTATGTAGGACGCGCTTCCGTACCATCTGGAGCAAGTACAGGTGAACACGAAGCTTGTGAACTTCGTGACGGTGATAAATCATATTATCAAGGTAAAAGCGTTTTAAAAGCGATAGAAAATATAAATGAACACATTGCACCATTATTAGAAGGTGTAATTGATGTTTCAGAACAAGCAGCAATTGATGATTTGCTTATTGAAGCAGATGGCACTGAAAATAAATCTAAATTTGGTGCAAATGCTATTTTAGCTGTATCCATGGCTTGCGCTAAAGCAGCTGCAGAAGAATCTGGCCTACAATTATTCCGTTATTTAGGTGGTACTTTTGCAAAAACATTACCAGTTCCATTAATGAATGTTATTAACGGTGGAGCTCATGCAGACAATAATGTAGATTTTCAAGAGTTTATGTTAGTACCACATGGCTTTAATAATTTCTCCGACTCCTTGAGAGCTGGTGTTGAAATTTTTCATAATCTAAAAAAAGTTTTAACTGAAAAAAAATTGGCTACAACTGTTGGTGATGAAGGAGGATTTGCTCCTAATTTAAATAGCAATGAACAAGCTCTTCAATTATTAAAATTAGCTATTGAAAAATCAGGATACAAAATTGGTACGCAAATTAGTTTTGCTCTTGACGTAGCTGCAAGCTCATTTTTCAAAGATGGAAAATACAATTTAGAAGGCGAAGGCGTTAAAAAATCTTCTGCTGAAATGGTAGATATGTATGAAGATCTTTGCAATAAATATCCTATTGTGAGTATTGAAGACGGCCTCGATGAAAATGATTGGGAAGGCTGGAAATTATTAACAGATAGACTTGGTAAGAAAATTCAACTTGTTGGTGATGACCTATTTGTTACAAATCCTAAATTACTTGCAAAAGGAATTGATAAAGGAATAGCAAATTCTATTCTTATTAAATTAAATCAAATCGGAACTGTAACAGAAACATTAAAAGCTATTGAACTAGCTAAGGTGAATGGCTATACAACTATTATTTCTCACAGAAGTGGAGAAACAGAAGACTCCTTTATAGCTGATCTCGCTGTTGCTACAAACTCAGGCCAAATTAAAACAGGAAGCGCTTCACGCACGGATCGTATTGCAAAATACAACCAACTCATTCGTATTGAAGAAGAACTTGGAAACACAGCAAGCTTTGCTTGGAGAATGGGACGTCGTATTTAATTAATACGACTCTCTCATTTTTTAAATTAAATTTGTATTCTTTAAAGAAAACTTTTTATATGACTTCTTTACTTGATGATAAGGATTTTGAGTATTCCATGTTAGTTCATTTATTTCTTGAATTACGCGGAAGAGGAATGTCTTTATCATCTGCTGATTTGGATATTTTAAAATCTTGGGAGGATTCAGGTATTAAACCTGAGTTCATCGCACAAATAATGATTGAGTATGCTGAAGATTGCAAACAAAGATCAAAACACTTTCCAAATTCCTTTTTACCTCTATCTCGAAGAGTTCGTTCTATCTTAATAAAGGCAAATGAAACTTAGGGGAATAACATGAGTGCAAATCGTTCTTTTGAAGAAATTTTTATTTCATTACAAAATTTAGCTGAATTAAGAGAACAAGAGCAAGAAGAAAATGATTCTTCTCCTATAAAAAATCAAATCCACTCTTGCAGATGTGGCAAAAATGAATATTCCCATTCAATTGATGATTCCGATGATAATGAAAACGAAGAAATTGAAGACAATGAACCAAGCGAACCTATTTATATAGAGCGAACTCAAAATGGATTGCGTTTTGCTGTTTGCCCAGCTTGCAATCCTCGTTTGCATTGCGCTTTATGCGAGGGAACAGGTCATAGAGTTCTTTCAAAAGTACATTTGTTTGAAACAAATGAAGGTGAGTTCGAACATGAAACAGAAGAAATTTGTCCTAACTCTTGTTCTTGTACACACACAGAAAGACTCGTTACCTTATTAAACAAAGCTGATATTCCTAGTAAGTATATGGAAGCAGATATTACTTCATTAAAAGACGATCACTTAAATGAAAATCAGTCTAAAAAATTAAATGAAAACATTAGAAAAATTGTTAATTTTTGTACGCAAGTTGCTTCTAGCTCTTTAAGTAATTTTAGTAAAAATCAAAAATATTTTATAACCTTATTTGGACCAGTTGGATCAGGAAAAACATTATTAGCAGTTTCTGCTTTAAAAATGGCTATTATTGACTATGGTTTTTCTGGAAAATTTGTTGATTTTCAGTTTTTACTAAATCAAATTAAAGCAGAATATGAGCAAAAACGTTCTGGTGAAAGTATTTTAAAAGAACTTAGAGAAGTTGACATTCTTATTATCGACGAACTAGGAAAAGGTCGTAATGAAAATGAATGGCAACTTGAAAAACTAGATGATCTTATAAATTCTAGATATAATGCTAGAAAAATAACTATTTTAACGACAAATTATTTACCGCCTAATTATAAATATGACGATAAAGATATTCCAAGAACAATAAATAAAGAAGTAAATGATTTTTGGCGTGAAGGTAAAGTAAATGCTAGCCAAGGAAACGTACCTGTTCATGAATCTTTTTGGAATGTTTCTTTATTAGAAAGAATTGGCGCACGAATGTATGAAAGAATTTATGAAGTGTCCGATTTTATTGACTTCACCGGACTTCCTAGTTATAGAAAATATATTGGAAAAAGTTTTTTAGAATTATATTCATCTAAAAACAATTGAACTAAAAACAGTGAATAAATTATGAACTTAATTGAATCATTTGATATTTTAAGTCTTTCCGTTTTAAATACTTTTCTAATTGATATGAATTATGATATATCAAAACATTCCTCTTATGAATCAAGAAAAGGAAATATTGGTGTTCCTCTTGGGTATGGAACAGAATTTGGAGAATTTTATTTTGGAAGTTCTCTTATTGCAGATTCAAAACACAGAGGATTACCTTTAAATCCAATAGCAGGATTCGGCTTTGGTTTAGGTAATTCAGAAAAATTTATTGGATTAGACAGCAATATTAGTATTGGTAGCACGAACCCTTTTGGTGGAGAGGGAATGGCTCACGATTCACATTATGGATTTAAATTACATAAACAATTTTTTTTAAATAATTCTATTTCAATCGGTATAGAAAATTTTATTTCGAATGGAAGAGATAAAAACTCTTATGGTTCTTATTTTTTAAATTCAACCCAATTAATCCCTATTTTTAGTAGTTTATTATTAGTTACAATAGGTGCTGGTACAGGGCGTTTTTATACTTCAAAATTTTACAAACAAAATAGTGATAAACAACCAAATGCCAATATAACACCAATCGGTATATTTGGAAGTTTAATATATTCTTTTAAACCAAATTTTGGAGTACAGGTTTCATCGTCATCAGATATTATAGGAACTATTCTTTTTTTTAACCCTCTTTTTTTCACAGATTTAAATGGTTTTAAAGGTGGGATTGGAATTATGGATCTATCTCATGAAATAAATGAAAACAATTTAAATGTAACTTTATCTTACTTAGTTAGACTTTAAAATTTAAAACACAAATTGAATTCCTGTTTGTGTTGTTAACAAAGTGTCTGTTTGCGACCCATCAGAAAATGTTTTTATTTTCCAATCATATACTCCATAACTAACACTCATAAAAATATATTTATTTGTTTTTAACTCACCATCAAATGAATATTTTAGGATTGGGGTAATTACATAAGAATTTGCATCATTTAATAATAATTTTTTTGTTACGTAATTATAGTTCAGGTCTAAACCTAATTGAAAACTATTTGGTAAATA
The genomic region above belongs to Silvanigrella paludirubra and contains:
- a CDS encoding HU family DNA-binding protein; translation: MAKPETVSTSQMIANVAAKFDQLPKKITKEVIADFLNTVESEVASGKKLRIDKIGILQVKERAPRMGRNPQTGEEIKIPASKKIAFRAAKSLKEQVTGSRSPSKAKKAAAATLAKKKK
- the eno gene encoding phosphopyruvate hydratase; its protein translation is MSLIDAIRARQILDSRGNPTVEVEVLTTEGYVGRASVPSGASTGEHEACELRDGDKSYYQGKSVLKAIENINEHIAPLLEGVIDVSEQAAIDDLLIEADGTENKSKFGANAILAVSMACAKAAAEESGLQLFRYLGGTFAKTLPVPLMNVINGGAHADNNVDFQEFMLVPHGFNNFSDSLRAGVEIFHNLKKVLTEKKLATTVGDEGGFAPNLNSNEQALQLLKLAIEKSGYKIGTQISFALDVAASSFFKDGKYNLEGEGVKKSSAEMVDMYEDLCNKYPIVSIEDGLDENDWEGWKLLTDRLGKKIQLVGDDLFVTNPKLLAKGIDKGIANSILIKLNQIGTVTETLKAIELAKVNGYTTIISHRSGETEDSFIADLAVATNSGQIKTGSASRTDRIAKYNQLIRIEEELGNTASFAWRMGRRI
- a CDS encoding branched-chain amino acid transporter permease; the protein is MSFDRYQTYILSAIIIMSLVTYLTRVVPFIFFQNIKNELIKKTGSHLPVCLMAILTIHSIDSLKEFDPNYLINGWIACASSVLFYCTIRSVLVSMILGTTVYYFVLNYL
- a CDS encoding ATP-binding protein, yielding MSANRSFEEIFISLQNLAELREQEQEENDSSPIKNQIHSCRCGKNEYSHSIDDSDDNENEEIEDNEPSEPIYIERTQNGLRFAVCPACNPRLHCALCEGTGHRVLSKVHLFETNEGEFEHETEEICPNSCSCTHTERLVTLLNKADIPSKYMEADITSLKDDHLNENQSKKLNENIRKIVNFCTQVASSSLSNFSKNQKYFITLFGPVGSGKTLLAVSALKMAIIDYGFSGKFVDFQFLLNQIKAEYEQKRSGESILKELREVDILIIDELGKGRNENEWQLEKLDDLINSRYNARKITILTTNYLPPNYKYDDKDIPRTINKEVNDFWREGKVNASQGNVPVHESFWNVSLLERIGARMYERIYEVSDFIDFTGLPSYRKYIGKSFLELYSSKNN
- a CDS encoding AzlC family ABC transporter permease; translation: MIIEALKDSKPTAFGYLLLGGAFGILFQSLNVHWFYGILMSAMVYAGFSQFIAIPILAAHGSLFSIAIATFLVNLRHIFYGIAFLDKFKVNKILKGYLIFGLTDECFSIISSKNKINNRKYEATIVILCHIYWIIGTFIGIFLHKEISGFDINFLFFSLVALFAILTVDSFKANKDIYSLSTGILTYIFFKFIGVQEILFFSMLTSFFIIYFWIFLSDNTEEKDVI
- a CDS encoding M13 family metallopeptidase: MSYNLKKICITAFFSSLLSAFSAFADDYPTIPDANFVVPEKRDFQLNNSISPCHNFFNYTCSKEIEKFKLPESKSRYVFSFNDSAERIKKLRLKYINYILNKPNLNSRNKMIKNFYLSCSNENSRKNEEFSLINNYKNEIMNLNREKLLEKFALESLSGNPNLISIDEDENIHNPKIKDIQFSYSLPLKVKDYYNNQQMLSDYNKLIKNFFDMINMNDSDSKSNFIVQFEKDIASVYPSKAEMRELSTKDNSIQRKYLLFIYPQLNFKTMLDRIPNDVNINVITKDAFSKMNTKLQNASLSELQALALWNRFSKGDIKYSYPDFYSEFKNFKSKYNGLSKAEEPLDMQCTQETVNVLERNLDIEVVNAYYNTFPSQRVKNIVNQVQKTTLNNIQKNTWLSQEAKHKAELKIQKIRFQLVKPEHIDDWDLKDETVLNEDTFIKNKRSIAENDFKKMLNEIEYPVNDLKWQMSPLTVNAYYNPTANQFVMPLGILQPPFFDETKSDIVNYGSVGMVVAHEIGHSIDDQGSKYDETGKLNPWMNESDLNTFKQKTQKIITVFARDGIDGKLTLGENIADFVGLQNAFQSAFPNNAKNIEKQKEFFIQYAKTWCGVIQPKNREFLIKTDPHSPIDLRVNDQMKLSKKFEETFSCSQGDSMTLPDSERITLW